From a single Arachis hypogaea cultivar Tifrunner chromosome 3, arahy.Tifrunner.gnm2.J5K5, whole genome shotgun sequence genomic region:
- the LOC112772339 gene encoding uncharacterized protein: MEDTANLVVYRNGEIIRNTHEGVRFVSQNSFSFVVPCTMTLMELQNGLCQSMENGTLMRVSRILYRNPVVVFGGLIQFDTIPITDEASMQNMFEIHRQTYMRHPQIELYVEFEAEEAVAVQNDIDVNDDIAAVYEGMNSDSEEDFEATYEAGDEDEDGDVGVEAAVENVVVRPSSSQPMGVPPFMCELDLDAMHAPEFPEYANRGIADPEDGEFRIGMEFSSRKSVVAAIRSFTISRGVDYDVFESEPQTFYAKCKMYGRGCDWLIRASLIRRKGCWEIRRYNGRHTCTIGTISQDHSKLDSDTVAEAIRPLVESDPSIKVKSIIAEVQSRFNYTISYRKAWLAKQKSVALVFGDWEESYQALPWWLSVMVQKIPGSVVQIETRPLYNGNEEAQGVKILHRVFWSFNPCIRAFRHCKPLVQVDGTHLYGKYKGTLLVAVAQDGNQNIVPIAFALVEGETADAWHFFLRNLRTYVVRKDGVGMISDRHESIRAAVNRSGGDWQPPRAWWMFCIRHIGSNFLRAFKVPHLQKLVVNIGYSRTVEEYNINYKRLEERGEAYARWCDAIGLRHWVLAFDEGHRWGHMTTNLVECINSVLKGARNLPVLALVRATYYRLNELFTRKSAESHERKRAGFTYSAFAQQRIEASMQQAGNIVVHRFDRRNEVFEVHEMSTGKVLVVDLARRTCDCGHFQVERIPCRHVIACCANQRLDWQLYVHDVYKMTEVRKVYRFEFTPLGDPETWPAYEGPTLVANPALRRTSKGRPKLTRYLNEMDSRDMRGPRICRLCGAQGHSRSRCPQRAGPSGAGS; the protein is encoded by the exons ATGGAGGACACCGCAAATTTGGTGGTGTATCGTAATGGTGAGATAATACGTaatactcatgagggagtgagGTTTGTGTCACAAAATTCGTTTTCGTTTGTGGTTCCATGCACGATGACGTTAATGGAGCTGCAGAACGGGCTATGTCAGAGCATGGAGAATGGTACGTTAATGAGAGTGAGCAGAATTCTGTACCGAAATCCGGTTGTGGTTTTTGGTGGCCTAATACAGTTTGATACCATTCCGATCACGGATGAGGCGAGTATGCAGAATATGTTTGAAATTCACCGGCAGACTTATATGAGACACCCACAGATTGAgttgtacgttgagtttgaaGCTGAAGAGGCAGTAGCGGTCCAAAATGATATAGATGTAAATGATGATATAGCTGCAGTGTACGAAGGTATGAATAGTGACAGCGAAGAGGACTTCGAAGCCACTTATGAAGCCGGCGATGAAGATGAGGATGGTGATGTGGGAGTTGAGGCAGCAGTGGAGAATGTAGTGGTTCGTCCCTCGAGCAGTCAACCGATGGGCGTTCCACCTTTTATGTGTGAGTTGGATCTCGACGCCATGCATGCCCCCGAGTTTCCGGAATATGCAAACAGAG GTATTGCTGATCCTGAGGACGGAGAGTTCCGAATTGGAATGGAATTCAGCTCTAGAAAGTCGGTCGTTGCAGCAATTAGAAGTTTTACTATATCTAGAGGAGTTGACTATGATGTGTTTGAGTCTGAGCCACagacgttctatgcaaaatgcaagatgtACGGGCGTGGATGTGACTGGCTTATCCGAGCCAGCTTGATACGGAGAAAAGGTTGTTGGGAGATACGCAGATACAACGGTAGGCACACGTGCACCATCGGaacgatttcacaagatcattcCAAGTTGGACTCAGATACAGTTGCTGAGGCTATAAGGCCGTTGGTCGAGTCAGACCCGTCCATCAAGGTGAAATCCATAATTGCGGAAGTCCAGTCAAGGTTCAACTATACCATCAGTTAtcgaaaggcttggttggcaaagcagaagtcaGTTGCGCTCGTTTTCGGTGATTGGGAGGAATCTTACCAAGCATTGCCGTGGTGGCTCTCGGTCATGGTGCAGAAGATTCCTGGTTCAGTTGTCCAAATAGAAACACGACCACTCTACAACGGGAACGAGGAGGCACAAGGTGTAAAAATACTTCATCGTGTATTttggagtttcaatccatgcatTAGGGCATTCAGGCATTGCAAACCCCTGGTTCAGGTTGACGGCACACACCTATACGGAAAATACAAAGGTACACTTCTAGTCGctgttgcacaagatgggaaccaGAACATTGTGCCTATCGCCTTTGCCTTGGTGGAAGGTGAGACAGCTGATGCGTGGCACTTCTTCCTCAGGAATCTGCGAACGTATGTTGTTAGAAAAGACGGTGTGGGTATGATCTCAGACCGGCATGAGTCAATACGGGCAGCAGTTAATCGTTCCGGTGGTGACTGGCAACCTCCAAGAGCATGGTGGATGTTTTGTATAAGACACATCGGCAGTAACTTCTTAAGGGCATTCAAAGTCCCTCACTTGCAGAAGCTTGTTGTCAATATAGGGTATTCAAGAACGGTGGAGGAGTACAATATCAACTATAAGAGGTTGGAGGAGCGAGGCGAGGCATATGCCAGGTGGTGCGATGCCATCGGACTCAGACATTGGGTATTGGCATTCGACGAGGGACATCGATGGGGCCATATGACAACAAACCTTGTGGAGTGTATTAACTCAGTGTTGAAGGGTGCCCGTAATCTACCTGTGTTGGCGCTGGTCCGAGCAACATATTATAGGTTAAATGAACTCTTTACGCGAAAGAGTGCGGAGTCTCACGAACGCAAGCGTGCTGGATTTACGTACTCCGCATTTGCGCAACAGCGGATAGAAGCAAGTATGCAACAGGCTGGGAACATAGTTGTGCACCGCTTTGATAGAAGAAATGAGGTGTTTGAGGTGCACGAAATGAGTACTGGAAAGGTGTTAGTTGTTGATCTAGCGCGACGGACGTGTGACTGTGGGCACTTTCAGGTTGAACGAATACCATGTCGCCATGTTATTGCTTGCTGTGCTAACCAGCGGCTTGATTGGCAGTTGTATGTGCATGATGTGTACAAGATGACGGAAGTTCGTAAGGTTTATAGGTTTGAGTTCACACCCTTAGGAGATCCTGAGACATGGCCTGCTTATGAGGGACCCACATTGGTCGCTAATCCCGCACTGAGGCGAACGTCTAAAGGCAGGCCCAAACTGACCCGATACCTGAATGAAATGGACTCACGTGACATGCGTGGTCCTCGGATATGCCGTCTCTGTGGTGCTCAGGGTCATAGTCGGAGTAGGTGTCCGCAGCGTGCTGGACCGAGTGGTGCTGGTTCATAG
- the LOC112789235 gene encoding signal recognition particle 43 kDa protein, chloroplastic — protein MEAVLFAANPASHLKLLPTLKQPFSSTNHLPFRHKTNHVHLPPLSALQNQSQPTPTEDESYGEVKKIIGSRALEGATGMEYLIEWKDGHAPSWVPSDFIAKDVLSEYESPWWTAAKKADHDALRQVLDSDDGRDVNAVDSDGRTALLFVAGLGSEPCVRLLAESGADVDHRDNAGGLTALHMAAGYVRPGVAKLLLDLGADPEVEDDRGRTALDLARELLKATPKGNPMQFGRRIGLEGVVRVLEGAVFEFAEVEEIIERRGKGENLEYLVRWKDGGANEWVKARFVAEDLVRDYEAGLEYAVAEAVLGKRVGDEGRPEFLVKWADMDEPTWEPEENVDPELVKEFELSSNGQAQISNGPIPSNGPEVVFSNQDSL, from the coding sequence ATGGAAGCTGTTTTATTCGCCGCTAATCCAGCTTCTCACCTCAAACTTCTTCCCACTCTCAAACAACCCTTCTCTTCCACCAACCACCTCCCCTTCCGCCACAAAACCAACCACGTCCACCTCCCTCCTCTCTCCGCACTCCAAAACCAGAGCCAGCCAACTCCCACCGAAGATGAATCCTACGGCGAGGTCAAGAAAATCATCGGAAGCAGAGCCCTCGAAGGTGCCACTGGAATGGAGTACCTCATAGAGTGGAAAGACGGTCATGCCCCTTCTTGGGTCCCCTCTGACTTCATAGCCAAAGACGTCCTCTCCGAATACGAGTCTCCCTGGTGGACCGCAGCTAAGAAAGCCGACCACGACGCACTCCGTCAAGTCCTCGACTCCGATGATGGTCGGGACGTCAACGCCGTCGACTCAGACGGCCGCACTGCCCTCCTCTTCGTCGCTGGACTGGGTTCTGAGCCCTGCGTCCGCCTCCTCGCGGAGTCCGGCGCCGATGTCGACCACCGCGACAACGCCGGCGGCCTCACCGCTCTCCACATGGCGGCGGGTTACGTGAGGCCCGGCGTCGCGAAGCTTCTCCTGGACCTCGGTGCGGATCCGGAAGTGGAGGACGATCGAGGGAGAACGGCGCTGGATCTGGCGAGGGAGCTTCTGAAGGCGACGCCGAAAGGGAATCCGATGCAGTTTGGGAGGAGGATTGGGTTGGAAGGGGTGGTTAGGGTTTTGGAAGGCGCGGTTTTCGAGTTCGCGGAGGTGGAGGAGATTATTGAGCGGAGGGGGAAGGGTGAGAATTTGGAGTACCTTGTGCGGTGGAAGGATGGTGGCGCCAACGAGTGGGTGAAGGCGAGGTTTGTGGCGGAGGATCTGGTTAGGGATTACGAAGCTGGCCTTGAGTACGCGGTGGCGGAGGCTGTGCTTGGGAAAAGGGTCGGCGATGAAGGGAGACCAGAGTTTTTAGTTAAGTGGGCTGATATGGATGAGCCCACTTGGGAGCCTGAGGAGAATGTGGATCCTGAACTCGTTAAGGAGTTTGAGTTAAGTAGTAATGGTCAGGCCCAAATTAGTAATGGGCCTATTCCGAGTAATGGGCCTGAAGTGGTGTTTTCGAATCAGGACAGCCTGTGA